TTTTTACGGCAGGCATCCTGCAGCGGGATCGGCTCATGGGATGGTCAGACAAAGTCTACTGCCGAATGGTAAGAGAGAAATCATAAGGAAGAATAGAATCAAGGGTCAGGAGGGAAAGAGCAATGAACAAAGAAGAACAGGTCATGAGAGGTCTCAGGGACGTATTCAACAAGATGGGATGGCTTAACCGACTAAAGATGGAGGAAAGCCTTAAGGGCTATAAGTCATCAGAAGTGCATTGTATTGAGTACATAGGAAGAAATGAAGATCCAAACGTAACGAAACTTGCGGAATCCTTTTTTATGACCACCGGTGCAATCAGCAAATTAACAGCAAAACTGGTCAATAAAGGTGTCATAGAAAGCTACAGAAAGCCGGAAAATAGAAAAGAAATCTATTTCAGGCTTACTGAGAAAGGGAAAGACGTCTATAAAATCCATGATGAACTGCACAGAGAGTTTCAAAAGAGAGATAAAGTAGTCTTCCAACAGATCACTGAGGAACAGTTTGACAGTATGCTCCGCTTCGTGGAAGAGTATAACCGCCACCTGGATACAGAAATAAGAAAATTGGATGAGGTCTTCAAATCCAAACCACTGGAAGCGGAATCCAAATCTGAACCAATTGAATAATTTGAGTGAAAACAATGCAGCCAGTTCTTTTGAGAATAGCTGCTTTTTTCTTTCTGTCATTTTGTTGACAAGGAAGCAAAATGGTGATACCATGGTTTTGCATCCGAGGAAACAAAAATGAAAAGGAGAAATTTTGTGATCAAATTAAAACCATATAAAGAACCATCTGCAAACGTAATTGTAGACAGAAAAGCACTCCTGTTTGGCCTGATGTCTGTGTTCCTTTGCGGAATAGGCTTCACCATCATAGCACCTGTTGTTCCGTTCTTGGTAGAGCCTTATATCAGTAGTCCCAAAGATCAAGCCATTGTCGTTACCTTTCTAACATCTGTATATGCAGTCTGCGTGTTTTTTGCAGCTCCGGTACTCGGAGCTTTGAGTGACAGATACGGTCGTCGTCCATTACTTTTGATATGCCTTTTCGGTTCTTCCATCGGATACCTCGTTTTTGGCATAGGAGGTGCGCTATGGGTACTATTTGCAGGACGCATTATAGAAGGGATAACAGGAGGGAGCATTAGTACGATCTTTGCATATTTTGCAGACATTACCCCGAGAGAACATCGCACAAAGTACTTTGGGTGGGTGAGTGCGGTTACCGGTGTAGGCGTCGTCATTGGGCCCACACTGGGCGGATTGCTTACTAAGTTTGGCTACTCAGCACCAATGTTTTTTGGCGCTGCCATCACTTTAATCAATGTGTGTTATGGATATCTATTTATGCCAGAGAGTCTTGCCCAAAAGAATCGATTGAAAAAAATTACCGCCGCAAGACTCAATCCATTTCTGCAGCTCATTAATATACTTTCAATGAAACAGTTGAAAAGAATCCTTATAGCTGCTTTCTTACTTTGGATACCCAACGGATCACTGCAAGCGGTTTTTTCACAATTTATCATTGATACCTTTCATTGGAAGCCTGCACTCATTGGGATGATGTTTTCCATTATGGGCATCCAAGATATCGTTTCACAAGGAATCGTAATGCCTAAGCTGTTGATTAAGCTTAGCGATGCACGAATCGCGATTCTGGGAATGGTTTCCGAAATTGCGGGATACAGTCTCATCGCTGTTTCTGCTTTGTTTTCATACTATCCTCTTTTTATAACGGGCATGTTTCTCTTTGGTTTTGGTGACTCAATTTTCGGACCATCCTTTAACGGTATGCTTTCCAAGTCGTCAGATGCCAGTGAACAAGGAAGGATTCAGGGAGGCAGTCAATCAATTCAATCTTTGGCAAGAATCATCGGGCCTGTTGTCGGAGGTCAAATCTACGTAAGGCTTGGCCATGCAGCACCAGCTTTTATGGGCATGATCCTTATTGGAGCAGCAATACCGGTTTTGTATCAAAGAACGGCAGTCAGTTCTAAAGAAAAAGCTTAATCACCGCATGTATCTTCTTAATTGGACAGTGAAATTTAATTCGACATATGGTATGATTTGGAGGAGCAGGCCGGGAAAATAGTCTTCATTAATTTGTCATGTAAATGTATAATGAGGATGGTAATACAGGATTGAAAATGAGGTTTTTAGATTCGGAACCCGAATATAAAAAATGTGGAGAATTTAATGTCTAACGAAAACAATGATATGCAAAAAGAGCTTGCTGAGTTGGTCAGCCGCCATACGGACAGAGAGGGGCCACAGGTTACCGCGATCTCAGCCCTTAGTTTCTCTCGTTATTCTAGTCCACACTGTCATGATGGAGTGGTTGCGCCCTATATTATAAACCAACCTTCAATCTATATCGTAGTACAAGGGATAAAGGATGTAATATTTGGTGGAGAGCATTTCAGGTACGGGCTGCCAAACTACTTGGTATCATCTATGAATCTGCCTATCATAGCAGAAGTGCTTGAAGCATCTAATGAGAACCCTAACCTTTCGTTGAAGATTGGGTTCACGAATCATCAAATCTTAGAGTTATTAAATGATGATGAGATCAAGAGGAACTCACGTAAAATAAAGCGTGGACTGAATATCGCAAAGTTAGATGAATCATTATTAGATGCTATTCTAAGACTGGTTCGATTACTGGATAAACCAGGAGATATTACTATTCTAGCACCTCTTTTTGTAAAGGAAATTTTATATAAAGTGCTTAGCAGCGAATATGGCGATTCATTGAAACAAATTGTAATTGATAATAGTCCAACGGTATCTATTCAAAACGCGATTCAGCACATTGTAAACCATTATCAGGAGGCGCTTCGCGTTGAAGAACTGGCTAAGATTGCTAATATGAGTGTACCTTCATTCTTTAGACACTTCAAAGAAATCACAATCATGAGCCCAATACAATTTCAAAAGCAGTTAAGGCTTCAGGAAGCGCGGCGACTTTTAATAACCAGTACAATAGATGTTGCCGAAGCAGCATATCTGGTTGGATATGAAAGTACGACGCAATTCATTCGTGAGTACTCAAGAACGTTTGAATTTTCTCCTAGAAAAGATTTAAAGCGGATGAAAAACATGGAGCGTGAGTGAATCATATTAGAATATAAAATGAAAGTCTGTAAAGAAGAGTGTAATCGCAGCGAATAGCGAATTCACTCTTTTTTTGTTTGAAATTGTTTAACCCAAATATCAACCATACTTTATCAACTATTTGCCCGCAGCCGTACAGACCTACAGAAAATAGGATCATGATAGGATTAGGCAATTTTTTGATCGGATCATGTTATCGGTATAACATGAATTCGAGCTAAAATATGATTATAGAATTAAGAATTTTTCAGGAGGTAATTATGGAATATATTAAACTTGGCCGTTCCGGTCTGGAAGTTTCACCTATTTGTATCGGAAGTATGGGATTTGGAGATCCAACGAAAGGCCACCCAACTTGGGCACTTGGTGAGGAAGGCAGCCGTCCTTTAATTAAACACGCCATAGAAGCGGGCATAAACTTTTTCGATACTGCTAATCTCTATTCACAAGGAACGAGTGAAGAGATCTTAGGTAGGGCGCTTAAAGAATTTTCAAGACGTGAGAATATCGTTATTGCGACGAAACTCGGTGCACCTACACGTATAGGTCCTAATTCATTTGGTCTTTCTCGAAAGGCGATTCTGACTGAGATTGACAACAGCTTGAGACGTCTTGGTACGGATTATATCGACCTTTATCAGATCCATCGTGCTGATCCGTTTACGCCTTGGGAGGAGACTTTAGAAGCACTTCATGATCTTGTTAAGATGGGAAAAGTGCGTTATTTGGGAGCATCCACAATGAGAGCCTGGCAGTTCGCTAAAGCGCTGCATATACAGAAATCTAACGGCTGGGCTCGTTTTATATCGATGCAGCATAACTACAATCTTGTTGCTCGCGAAGAAGAGAACGAAATGCTTCCGCTCTGTGCCGACGAAGGCATACAAACCATCATCTATAGTCCGTTATCCCGTGGGCTGCTTGCCCGGCCATGGGGTGAAAAAACATCTCGCTCTGAAGCCGAATCAGGTGCTTCCGTATACTTCAATGCAACTGCAGCTGCTGATGAAAAAATCGTTCAAGCGATTGGACAGGTATCCGAGGAACGAGGTGTCAGCCGTGCACAAGTCTCTCTAGCTTGGTTATACAGAAATTCCGTTGTTGCAGCACCTATCGTGGGGGCGCTCAAAGCCAGCCACATCGATGAGGCGATAAAAGCATTATCTATCAAGCTGACCAATGAAGAAGCATCCATATTAGAGGCATCATACACACCGCGTATCGATGTTAACGTTAAAAACTCCGATCCGAAAGCAATTGCTAAAATGGCTGCGACGGTTGGGATTAAAATCGCGATTCCGACTTCCTCGAATTAGTTAGCAAAATTGAGCAGAATAGACCCACTTCAGCCATGGCTGAAGTGGGTCTTTCAATAACTCATTTCAGATTGATGTATGTTAAGCAATATCAGACAAAGAGAAAATGCGAACGAAATGCAGTGATTTTAACGACGGAGCTGCATTTTGTTTTTAAATCGGCGAAAAAGAACAAATGTTTGTAAAATTACTTGACAACGAACGCACATTCTATTACTATAAAGAAAAGAACATACGTTTTAAACGTAGTGAGATAAGAAAAGGAGAAACGCATTATGAAGAAAAAATATCGGATTAAATCAAAATTAAGGTTTACTTTATTTATGACGCTGATGATCCTTTTCGTGTTCAGTACTGCCGGTACTGTTTTTGGGGCTTATAATTCTGAAAGCTTGATGAAGCCTATTTATTCTGAAATTTTGGTTCAATCCGGAGATACTCTCTGGGACCTGGCACAGGAATTCGGTCCTGAGGGAAAAGATACGCGGATGGTCATCCATGAGATCTGTAGAATTAATGAGTTGCAAGCAAACGATATCTATCCAGGCCAGAAAATATTGATTCCCGCTTACATATAATAATAAATTATGTATTGATCTGTTTTCATTGCCATTCATTTACTAAATAGAGTTTTCTTACGGGTCATTCTATCCATCTTGCTAATTTAAAGTCGAATTGGACAGGTATAAAACCATTGGCATACTCCAAAAAGTCGCTCAAAACGCATTTTAGAGCCTCGACGCCTGAAGGCATTGCAAATGCTGGGTTTCAGGTTTACGATATGGCGAGGACGAGTTGAAACGATTAATTTGTTGATAATTAACGGATACTGAGGATGAAACGTTAAGCAGCTTCAGAAATTATAACTGATTAATCCATTATCAGATTCTAATTGAAAAAGAAAATAAATGATGAATGTGGAAAATCATAGCCAATAGAAAAGATACGGTCAAATCATCTAAGAGAGCAACAATTAATAATAATAGGATGATAAATAAAATATAAAGATTGAATCATAGATGGTCAAGATGCAGGCAGCCGGTAAAACAAGCTAAAATCAGCCAAAATCCAGGCTGTTTTTTTTATCCGCTACAATCTATTCCGAAAATTACAATTTTAGGAATAGATGTGGATAGAAGAATCCGCTTACTCCAGCGTTTCTTCCTGTTCCTTTTTAAGCCGAATATTTCTCATGCGATCCAAATATCCCTGCAGAATTAAAACAGCAGCTTGTTTATCGATGACATCTTTTCGTTTTTTTCTGCTGACGTCAGCTTCAATTAAAACTTTTTCTGCCATTAAGGTTGTGAATCTTTCATCCTGGAATTCGATTCCGATTTTGCTCATTCCCATGCTTTTCATTTTGTTTTCCAGCATGGTCTTAAATTCATAGACTTTCTCGGTCTGGATGCTATTGGTACCGTTTAAATTTTTCGGAAGTCCAATGATGACTGTATCACAATTATACTCTTTGACAAGATCCATAACTTTTCCGGTATCCTTACGAATACCAACTCGTTCGATTGTCATGAGACCTTGGGCGGTAATCAAAAGATCGTCACTGAGTGCTACTCCGATCGTCTTATCGCCAACATCTAAAGAGATTAATTTCATAATGCTTTTCCTTTCTATTCTATCTTAAGCCAAGGATTAAATTATCAACGTAGATATACTACGTTGATATACTATTGATATAGAGTTTAATTGGGTTTCGCTCCATTTTTTTATTGATGGATCTATTGATAGAAAACTAAGAAAGCGGACTGAAATTAGCCCGCTTAACTTATATGTTCTAAAACACTGCATTTTAATGTATCAACCGTTATTTTTTTAGAAATGCCCTAAGCAGCTCTTCCACAAGGTCGTCACGTTCTATATGTCGGATGATATTTCTGGCATTATTATGCCCTGTTATATAAGAAGGATCTCCCGACAGAATGTATCCGACCATTTGATCGATTGCATTATAGCCTTTTTCTTCTAAAGCATCGTAAACAGTTTTGAGAATATCTTCCGTTGTCTGCTGCTCCCCCTTGTCCGGGCTATTGAAAAGTATTGTATTTCTGTCCATTCTGCTCACCCCTTCTTTCTTATGGATGATTTTATTATATCAAATGCTCCGTGCCATAAACAAGGAGTTTTCTGATTTTTAATATTGTTGTAACAAAGTTTCCGCTAAATTGAGTGCATCATTGATTTTTGATGGATCCTTTGCACCAGCTTGAGCCATATCTGCTTTGCCGCCGCCGCCGCCGCCTGCAGCTGCTGCGATTTGCTTAATCATATTGCCGGCGTGATAACCCTTTTCCAGGAGATCATCGGAGACAGAGACCATGAAGGTAACCTTGCCATTTGTCTCAGTTGCAAATACGATGATGATGCCTTTGTTTTCAGCTTTGATCTCATCTGAAAGAGTTCTAAGATCATTGATATCATAATCTTTGAAGGCTTTTGTGATCAAGCGTACGCCATTAACCAACTTGGCTTCTGCGATGAGCGCATCAAGACCGGAACTCATAGCCTGTCGTTTCAGATCTTCCAGTTCTTTTTTGCTTGCCTTCAGCTCGTCATTCAGGATGGTGATTCTGTTTAAGAGACCGGAAACATTTGTTTTCAGCGCATCTGCTGCGGAATGAACCAGTTCCTCTTCGGTCTTGAGTTTTCTGTAAAGACCAGTACCTGTGATGGCTTCAATTCTCCTGACTCCAGCAGCAACTCCGTTTTCGCTCAGGATGCGGAATGCGCCTATTTGTCCGGAATTGGTAATATGCGTTCCTCCGCAGAGTTCTGTGCTGTAGTCACCTACAGAAACAACACGGACTGTATCACCGTATTTTTCACCAAACAAAGCAGTTGCGCCAGAACTGATGGCGTCTTCTACGGATTTTACCTCCGTGATGACCGGGAAGAAATAATTTATTTTTTCATTCACAATCGATTCGATTTTCTGCAGGTCTGACTTTGAGATTCCTTCAAAATGCGTAAAATCAAAACGTAAGCTGTCTTCAGTAACATTGGAACCAGCCTGTTCTACATGGTTGCCTAAAACTTCTTTCAGAGCTTTGTGCAGAATGTGGGTTGCGGTATGATTTCTAGCAGTATTATTTCTTCTTTCGATAGAAACTTGAGCTGAAATAATATCTCCTATCTTTACAGTTCCTGTTACAACCTTCACCTTATGGGCATAGATTCCCTTTGATTTGGAAACGGAGAGAACTTCAAGTTCGAAGTGATCTCCTTTCAGTATTCCTGTATCGCTGGCCTGTCCGCCGCTTTCAGCGTAGAACGGTGTTTTGTCCAAAACCAGAATTGCACTGTCCCCTTCTGATAAGCTTGCGACTGGCTGCTTATCAAGGAATAGTCCTTTTATAGATACTTGTCCGGATAAGGTGTCATAACCGATAAATGTGGTATCTTCAAGACCAGCGAACATTGTTGCGTCATCAGACCAGCCTTCGTCTTCATCTGATTTTCTAGCTGATCTGGCTTGCTCTTTTTGATGGAGCATGTGTTCGTTAAATCCTTCTACATCAGCAGTACAACTATTTTCCTCAAGGATTTCTTGAGTCAGTTCCAGCGGGAATCCGTAGGTATCATAGAGCTTAAACACTTTCTCTCCAGAGAGTATTGTCTGGGATGCGGCATTTAGTTCTTTCATATAGTCATGAATAATAGCAGTACCCTGATCGATGGTAGTACTGAATTTATCTTCTTCAACAGTAAGGATCTTATGAATATAATCTCTTCTCTCCTCCAGTTCGGGATACGCAGAACCGGAAACTTCAATAACCTTCTTTGACAGGTCTGCAAGGAAAGAACCTTGGATTCCAAGGAGTTTTCCATGTCTTGCGGCTCTTCTAAGAAGACGGCGCAGCACATATCCCCTACCTTCGTTACTTGGCAGAATTCCATCTGCAATCATGAAGGTAACGGAACGGATATGATCCGTGATGATACGAATGGAGATGTCAGTATTTGCTGTTCCATCTTTATATTCAACCCCGGACAATTCAACGACTGATTTCAGGATATACTGAATTGTATCAACATTGAAGATGGAATCCACTTCCTGCATAATGCAGGCAAGACGTTCCAGTCCCATCCCTGTATCAATGTTTGGGTGTGCCAGCGGTGTATAATTTCCTGCATCATCTCGATTGAATTGTGTGAATACATGATTCCAGAATTCTACATAACGGTCACATTCACAGCCAGGTTTACAGTCGGGCTTTCCGCAGCCGTATTTTTCACCTCTATCAAAATAGATTTCAGAACATGGACCGCAGGGGCCTGTCCCAATTTCCCAAAAATTATCGTCTTTGCCCAGAGGAACAATTCTTTCTTCCGGGAGCCCTATGATGTTTTTCCAAATTTCAACAGCTTCGTGGTCTTCTTCGTAGACGCTTGCCCATAAACGATCCACTGGCATATCCAATACTTCCGTGATGAATTCCCAGCCCCAGGTTATGGATTCAACCTTAAAATAATCGCCAAACGAAAAGCTGCCCAGCATTTCAAAGAATGTGGCGTGTCTTGCCGTGTAACCTACGTTTTCAATGTCTCCGGTACGGATACATTTTTGACATGTGGTCATTCTTTTGCTCGGAGGAGTTTCCAGTCCGGCAAAATATGGCTTTAATGGAGCCATTCCAGAGTTGATCAAGAGAAGGCTCTTATCTTTTTCCGGTATCAAAGAAAAGCTTTTTCTCGCGTAATGGTCCTTTCCCTCATAAAATTCTTGAAACATTCTCCTTAGCTCGTTCAATCCAAGTTTTTCCATTTACTATAATCCTCCTGTTGTTGTGCTTTCTATATCTAAATCATCGGAAAAAATAACATAGATTCCTTTGCCCTTTTCCTTTGAATAATACATCGCCTTATCCGCTTTCAGAAACAGCTCGGTATATCTGTCTCCATGATCGGGCCAAACAGAAATTCCGATACTTGCGCGCAATTTCAAAGATGTATCACTGGTTAGCCGGATATTGTTCAGCAGTCTTGAAATCTCATCGGCCTTCGTAATTAGATCATCATCTGATTTAATATCCTTTAACAGAATAATAAATTCATCTCCGCCGATCCTTCCTTTAATATCTGTTGCTCTAAAGCTTCGGTTGATCCCATTTGCTACCTCTACCAAGGCTTTATCGCCGTAATAATGTCCCATGTCATCGTTGATTCTTTTGAAATCATCAATATCAATGACAAAGAGCGCATGGCGCTGGTTTCTTCCCTCATTTTTCAAAAAGTCGCTGATCAGGTATTCGCTGGTTATCTTATTATAAAGCTCTGTCAGCAAATCATTCTCAGCTTTAAATTTTAGAATCTCATTCTTTATTTTTAGTCGCTCATTGAGTACTTCCAGTTCATTCTTGCTTTTTTCTATTGTAACCCTGTACCTGGCCTGTCTCCAAATAATATAAAGGAACAGGACTGCAAATAAGATTAATATCTGGATGGCCAGCAAAACCGTCGGATTTTGAATAGAGACGGTTTGCAGGTTAATTCCGTCACTTGGAGCGGTTGTTACCAGATACCAGTCATTGACACCTATGGGAGTAAAACAGAAATATTCCGATTTCCCGTGAAGTGTATAAAAAACAATTCCCGGTTCTTTGTTTACAAACGCTTGAATGAAATCATTTTTGCTTTCTCCCTTTTGAAATGAAACATCATTCAAAAAGCTGAAAACATTTTTATAATCACGAAACACCGAATTGCCAAAGGATAGAATAAAATCTCCGTTCCTTTCAATAATCTGATATTCCAAATCGCCTTTACTATCCGAGCCTCTGAGGATATTCATGATATAGTTGGAATAATATAAGCCTGAAACGGTACCAGCTAATTTAGTGTCATGATAAATCGGAGACGTTAAGGCAATCATATCTCGATTGTATAGTGCATTCTTATAGATAACTGAGATATATTTTTTCCCACCGGTAGACCCCACAAGATAATCTGGATGATTAATATTTACGGTGCCTTTATTATTAATATAATATTTGCCGTTGAGATCATTCACAAGAAGCAGGCTGAATGGTGACTCATAACCTACCCGTTTGATAAACTCTCTTGCCTCATTGCTGTCTATTGAATCATAGGTGGCGAGAATGGAAGAAAGCGCAAATACAGTGTTTAAGTCACTTTTGATTTTTTCACGTATCATCGCAGCGCTTGTCCTTGTCGCCAGCATTTGACTTGCTTTTTCTTCAGCCCGGGTATTTGTTGTTACATAGGAATAGAAATCATATAAAAAAATGCACAGCGTTATTATGATCCCTATGATCAAAAATCCCCCGACCCATTTGTTTGCTCTCTCAAAGATATTCATATTCCTATCTCTCTTATAATCTTACGAGATTTGTTATTTCTATGTTAAAATACTGACCGATGTATTATACCACAAAACTCTACATATATCTATTAATTTTATTGACGGATTGCCATAAAAAGGCATAGAGATGAGGCTTGTCTGGGACAGCTTGTGTAAGTTCCTTTTCTCTTAGTTTCCTATTGATAAATTCTGTGATAAGATAGAGAAAAATGAAATCCAAGGAGTATTGCAAATGAAGAAAAACATACTTGGAAACACGGGTTTGCAGGTAACCGAAGTTGGCTTCGGCGTTCTGACTGTAGGGAAAACGCAGCTAAATATGACCATTGATGAGGGTGCTGCTGTTCTCCGGTATGGTCTTGAGCGTGGAATCAACTTCCTGGATACTGCTGAATACTACGAAACCTACCCCTATATCAGAAAAGCACTGAAAGGAACCTCTTTCGAACCGGTTATCGCGTCTAAAAGCTTGGGGCGAACCTATCAGTCCATGGATACAGCGATTGAAGAAGCAAGAAGTGCACTTGATCGTGATGTGATTGATATTTTTCTTCTGCACGAGGTCCGAGAAGATCCTGATTTTGATAGTCGAGCCGGAGCATGGGAATGTCTTCAGGAAGCAAAAACAAAAGGAATTGTAAAATCGATAGGGCTCTCCACCCATCATGTGGACGTTGCGGCAAAAGCATCAAAAATAAATGAAATCGATGTACTCTTCCCTCTTGTAAATCTTCAGAGTCTGGGAATACGAAATGGTACTGGCTTTGGAACAAAAGAAGAAATGGCTGAAGAGATCAAAAATGCTTCGCAGATGGGAAAAGGTGTTTTTGCAATGAAGGTGTTCGGCGGAGGAAATTTGGTAGGGCGCTATCAGGAAGCGATACAGTATGTTCGCAGCTTGGAGGGCATTTCGTCTATGATGGTTGGTTTTGGCTACAATCATGAAATTGATCGGATCATTGAGGCTGTGGAAGGATCTTTAGAGCCATCATATGTTCCGGATCTTACTGCGAAAAAAATCCAGATCGATCAGGGAGACTGCGAAGGCTGCGGAAACTGCATTGTAAGATGTCCGAACGGAGCGATTTATCGCAATGACCAAGGGCTCGCTGCAGTAAATCACAGTATTTGTCTCACCTGCGGATACTGTGCTCCCGTTTGTCCTGTGAGAGCGATTATTATGTTTTAGCTTAACCAAAGAAGAACCACGGGAAAATAACAGCAATCGTCATTCTAAGTGGTAAAGCGTATAGAAAAACGATATAAACAGAGCGGCTTTTAAGCCGCTCTTTGTTATCTTATTCTTCTTCTACCTGATGGTGATGGTCATCTTCTTCTGCATTAGGATCAAAACCCTTTAAGCCTTCCAGTTCCAGTCCGTTTTTGGAAGCATAATCATAGATTGCCTTTTTTACGGCCTGTTCTGCCAAGACGGAGCAGTGGATTTTCGGACCAGGAAGTCCACCAAGTTCATCGATGAAGTT
This genomic window from Clostridiales bacterium contains:
- a CDS encoding AraC family transcriptional regulator, encoding MSNENNDMQKELAELVSRHTDREGPQVTAISALSFSRYSSPHCHDGVVAPYIINQPSIYIVVQGIKDVIFGGEHFRYGLPNYLVSSMNLPIIAEVLEASNENPNLSLKIGFTNHQILELLNDDEIKRNSRKIKRGLNIAKLDESLLDAILRLVRLLDKPGDITILAPLFVKEILYKVLSSEYGDSLKQIVIDNSPTVSIQNAIQHIVNHYQEALRVEELAKIANMSVPSFFRHFKEITIMSPIQFQKQLRLQEARRLLITSTIDVAEAAYLVGYESTTQFIREYSRTFEFSPRKDLKRMKNMERE
- a CDS encoding MFS transporter; this translates as MKRRNFVIKLKPYKEPSANVIVDRKALLFGLMSVFLCGIGFTIIAPVVPFLVEPYISSPKDQAIVVTFLTSVYAVCVFFAAPVLGALSDRYGRRPLLLICLFGSSIGYLVFGIGGALWVLFAGRIIEGITGGSISTIFAYFADITPREHRTKYFGWVSAVTGVGVVIGPTLGGLLTKFGYSAPMFFGAAITLINVCYGYLFMPESLAQKNRLKKITAARLNPFLQLINILSMKQLKRILIAAFLLWIPNGSLQAVFSQFIIDTFHWKPALIGMMFSIMGIQDIVSQGIVMPKLLIKLSDARIAILGMVSEIAGYSLIAVSALFSYYPLFITGMFLFGFGDSIFGPSFNGMLSKSSDASEQGRIQGGSQSIQSLARIIGPVVGGQIYVRLGHAAPAFMGMILIGAAIPVLYQRTAVSSKEKA
- a CDS encoding LysM peptidoglycan-binding domain-containing protein: MKKKYRIKSKLRFTLFMTLMILFVFSTAGTVFGAYNSESLMKPIYSEILVQSGDTLWDLAQEFGPEGKDTRMVIHEICRINELQANDIYPGQKILIPAYI
- a CDS encoding MarR family transcriptional regulator, which encodes MNKEEQVMRGLRDVFNKMGWLNRLKMEESLKGYKSSEVHCIEYIGRNEDPNVTKLAESFFMTTGAISKLTAKLVNKGVIESYRKPENRKEIYFRLTEKGKDVYKIHDELHREFQKRDKVVFQQITEEQFDSMLRFVEEYNRHLDTEIRKLDEVFKSKPLEAESKSEPIE
- a CDS encoding diguanylate cyclase, encoding MNIFERANKWVGGFLIIGIIITLCIFLYDFYSYVTTNTRAEEKASQMLATRTSAAMIREKIKSDLNTVFALSSILATYDSIDSNEAREFIKRVGYESPFSLLLVNDLNGKYYINNKGTVNINHPDYLVGSTGGKKYISVIYKNALYNRDMIALTSPIYHDTKLAGTVSGLYYSNYIMNILRGSDSKGDLEYQIIERNGDFILSFGNSVFRDYKNVFSFLNDVSFQKGESKNDFIQAFVNKEPGIVFYTLHGKSEYFCFTPIGVNDWYLVTTAPSDGINLQTVSIQNPTVLLAIQILILFAVLFLYIIWRQARYRVTIEKSKNELEVLNERLKIKNEILKFKAENDLLTELYNKITSEYLISDFLKNEGRNQRHALFVIDIDDFKRINDDMGHYYGDKALVEVANGINRSFRATDIKGRIGGDEFIILLKDIKSDDDLITKADEISRLLNNIRLTSDTSLKLRASIGISVWPDHGDRYTELFLKADKAMYYSKEKGKGIYVIFSDDLDIESTTTGGL
- the alaS gene encoding alanine--tRNA ligase; translation: MEKLGLNELRRMFQEFYEGKDHYARKSFSLIPEKDKSLLLINSGMAPLKPYFAGLETPPSKRMTTCQKCIRTGDIENVGYTARHATFFEMLGSFSFGDYFKVESITWGWEFITEVLDMPVDRLWASVYEEDHEAVEIWKNIIGLPEERIVPLGKDDNFWEIGTGPCGPCSEIYFDRGEKYGCGKPDCKPGCECDRYVEFWNHVFTQFNRDDAGNYTPLAHPNIDTGMGLERLACIMQEVDSIFNVDTIQYILKSVVELSGVEYKDGTANTDISIRIITDHIRSVTFMIADGILPSNEGRGYVLRRLLRRAARHGKLLGIQGSFLADLSKKVIEVSGSAYPELEERRDYIHKILTVEEDKFSTTIDQGTAIIHDYMKELNAASQTILSGEKVFKLYDTYGFPLELTQEILEENSCTADVEGFNEHMLHQKEQARSARKSDEDEGWSDDATMFAGLEDTTFIGYDTLSGQVSIKGLFLDKQPVASLSEGDSAILVLDKTPFYAESGGQASDTGILKGDHFELEVLSVSKSKGIYAHKVKVVTGTVKIGDIISAQVSIERRNNTARNHTATHILHKALKEVLGNHVEQAGSNVTEDSLRFDFTHFEGISKSDLQKIESIVNEKINYFFPVITEVKSVEDAISSGATALFGEKYGDTVRVVSVGDYSTELCGGTHITNSGQIGAFRILSENGVAAGVRRIEAITGTGLYRKLKTEEELVHSAADALKTNVSGLLNRITILNDELKASKKELEDLKRQAMSSGLDALIAEAKLVNGVRLITKAFKDYDINDLRTLSDEIKAENKGIIIVFATETNGKVTFMVSVSDDLLEKGYHAGNMIKQIAAAAGGGGGGKADMAQAGAKDPSKINDALNLAETLLQQY
- a CDS encoding aldo/keto reductase, with product MEYIKLGRSGLEVSPICIGSMGFGDPTKGHPTWALGEEGSRPLIKHAIEAGINFFDTANLYSQGTSEEILGRALKEFSRRENIVIATKLGAPTRIGPNSFGLSRKAILTEIDNSLRRLGTDYIDLYQIHRADPFTPWEETLEALHDLVKMGKVRYLGASTMRAWQFAKALHIQKSNGWARFISMQHNYNLVAREEENEMLPLCADEGIQTIIYSPLSRGLLARPWGEKTSRSEAESGASVYFNATAAADEKIVQAIGQVSEERGVSRAQVSLAWLYRNSVVAAPIVGALKASHIDEAIKALSIKLTNEEASILEASYTPRIDVNVKNSDPKAIAKMAATVGIKIAIPTSSN
- a CDS encoding IreB family regulatory phosphoprotein — encoded protein: MDRNTILFNSPDKGEQQTTEDILKTVYDALEEKGYNAIDQMVGYILSGDPSYITGHNNARNIIRHIERDDLVEELLRAFLKK
- the ruvX gene encoding Holliday junction resolvase RuvX; the encoded protein is MKLISLDVGDKTIGVALSDDLLITAQGLMTIERVGIRKDTGKVMDLVKEYNCDTVIIGLPKNLNGTNSIQTEKVYEFKTMLENKMKSMGMSKIGIEFQDERFTTLMAEKVLIEADVSRKKRKDVIDKQAAVLILQGYLDRMRNIRLKKEQEETLE